The Rhodothermus marinus DSM 4252 DNA segment CTCTCCGAACGGTAGGGCCGAACCCTTTCGCCGGCTCGGTGGTTTGTTGAGGCCGATCGTCGACCTACCCCGGGAGTGTCGTGCTGAAGAAAGGCGCCGAGCTGGAACTGATCGTCGAAAAGTTTGCCGACCGCGGCAAGTCGCTCACCCGCGTGGACGGCTACGTGCTGTTCGTCGAAGGCGGCGTGCCCGGCGACCGGGCGCGCGTGCGCGTCGTCAAGCGCAAGAAAAACTACGCCGAGGGCCGTATCGTCGAGCTGCTCGAACCGAGCCCGCTCCGCACCGAGCCGTGCTGCCGCTACTTCGGCACCTGCGGCGGCTGCAAGTGGCAGCACGTGCGCTACGAAGCCCAGCTCGAAGCCAAACGCCAGAGCGTCTATGAGGCGCTCGTTCATCACGGCGGCTTCGAAGACGTCGAGGTGCGCCCCACCCTTCCCTCGCCCCGGCTCTACGGCTACCGCAACAAGATGGAGTTTTCCTTCAGCGCCGACCGCTGGCTGACGCCCGAGGAAATCGCCAGCGGCCGGCCGCTCGACCGCCATTTTGCCGTGGGGCTCCACGTGCCGGGCAACTTCTACAAGGTGATCGATCTGGAGGAATGCCACCTGCCCGAGCCGATCACCGTGCGGCTGCTCAACGAGCTGCGGGCCTTCTTCAAGGCGAAGGGCTGGGAGCCGTGGGACATCCGTCGGCACGAAGGCTACCTGCGCCATCTGGTGATCCGAACCGGCACGCGCACCGGCGAGGTCATGGTCAACCTGGTCACCAGCCGCTACGACGAAGCCCGCATGGCCGAGCTGGGCGCCTTCCTGCAGGAGCAATTTCCGGAAGTCACTACGCTGGTCAACACGATCAATTCGCGCCCGGCCCAGGTCTCCTACGGCGAGGCCACCTACACGATCTTCGGACCGGGCGTCATTCACGACTGCATCGGACCGTTTCGCTTCGAGATTGCGCCCGACGCCTTCTTCCAGACGAACACCGAACAGGCCGAGCGGCTCTACGAAGTGGCCCGCGAGCTGGCCGCCCTGCGTCCGGACGATCTGGTTTACGACCTCTACTGCGGCACCGGCACGATCTCCATCTTCATCGCCCCGCACGTGCGGCATGTGGTGGGCGTGGAGCTGGTGGCGTCGGCCGTCGAAAACGCCCGCGCCAATGCGGCAGCCAACGGCATCACGAACTGCACCTTCGTGGCCGGCGACCTGCTGGAAGTGCTCACGCCGGCGTTCGTGCGCACGCACGGCCGCCCCGACGTCGTGATCGTCGACCCGCCGCGGGCCGGTATGCATCCGAAGGTGGTGCGCCGCATCGGCCAGCTCCGGCCGGAACGGTTCGTCTACGTGAGCTGCAATCCCCAGACCCAGGCGCGCGACCTGAAGCTGCTCCGCGACCTGTATCGGATCGAGGCCGTGCAGCCCGTCGATCTGTTTCCGCACACCGACCACGTGGAAAGCGTCGTTGCCCTGCGGGCCCGTTAACCCTGCTGTGCCATGAACCGAGGCGTTGCATTCGTTACCGGCGGAACCGGCTTCATCGGCAGCCATCTGGTGGAAGAGCTGCTGCGCCGGGGCTACCGCGAAGTGCGCTGTCTGGTGCGCAAAGAACTGCGCTGGCTCGAAGGACTCGACATCGTGCCCGTCCGCGGCGACTTTTCCCGAATCGATGTGCTGTGGGAGGCCGTGCGCGACGCGGATGTGGTCTTTCACGTGGCGGGCGTGACGCGGGCGCGCGACTGGGCCACCTTCGAGCAGGGCAATATCACGGCCACGCTGAACCTGCTGGGCACCATCCTGGAAGCCAACCCGAACGTGCGCAAAGTGCTCATTACGAGCAGCCTGGCGGCCGTGGGCTACTGTCCGGGCGGCGTGGCCACCGAGGAGTCGCCGCTGCGTCCCATCAGCGCCTACGGCCGGAGCAAGGCGCTCATGGAGCAGGCGTTGCGGGCGCCCCGCGCCGACGGCCCGCCGTTTGCCGAGCTGCTCCCCATCGTCGTGGTCCGCCCGCCGGCCGTCTACGGCCCCCGCGAAGCCGACATCTACACGTTCTTCCGTACGGTCAGCCGGGGGCTGTGCCCCATCGTGGGCAGCGGCCGCCGCCCCGAGCTGAGCCTGGTGCACGTGCGCGACCTGGTGCGCGGCATGGTGGACGCCGCCGAGTCGGACGTTACCACCGGCCAGACCTACTTCATCGGCAGCGAGCAATTCTACTCCTGGCGCGAGATCCGGGACGCCACACTGAAAGCCCTGGGCCGCCGGGCGCTGACCGTGCACATCCCGCCGTTTCTGGTGGAACCGATCGGCGCGCTGGTGGAGCTGGCCGGGCGCCTGACGGGCACCTACCCGCCGCTCAACCGCGAAAAAGCCCGCGAAATCCGCCACGCCTGCAAGATGTGCGCGGTGGACAAAGCCCGCCGCGACTTTGGCTACCGCCAGCAGATCGGCCTCGAAGAAGGGATTCAGGAGACCATCGCCTGGTATCGGCAGCAGGGCTGGTTGTAAGCTATCCTTCCCCCACCGAAGCCTGCAGGTCGGGCTCGGGGAGGCCGTAGCCCACCACCAGCGCCATCAGCACCAGCGCGAGCGCCCCCAGCAGCGCATTGCTGAGATAGCCGTACTCTTTGTAGAGCCAGCCGGCCGCCACCCCGCTGATCCCGATGCCGAGCTGACCCAGCGCAATCGACAGACTCATGAGCGAGCCGCGCCGGGCACCCGGCACCAGCGCCGTCAACAGCGATTGCAGCGGACTCATCCGCATGCCCACCAGCGCCATCGCCAGCGCGAACAGCGTGTAAATGGTCAGGTCGCTCTGCATCAGCAACGGCGCGCCCGCCATCAGCACCGCCAGCCCCAGCGTGGCGCCCACGATCAGCGGCTTGCGTCCGATGCGATCCGAGAGCCGCCCGGCCAGGGGTCCGGCCACCACGTTCGCCAGCCCGCCAATCAGAAAAAGCAGCGCCATCTCTTCGGTCCGGAAGCCCTGCGTGTGCTCCAGCCAGGTGGGCAGATAGATCAGAAAAAGCCCGATACTGAAGAACATCAAAAAGTACACGAGCGGCGAGCGTGAGGTCGTCGGGCGGCGGAGCAGTTCGTAGTAGCGCCGGAGCACATTGCGGAGCGAGAGCGGGAGCTCGGAACGCACGCCGGGCGGCTGCGGCACGTAACGCCAGATCAGGAGCGTGGCCAGCGCCATCGTGAGCCCGAACGCCAGAAACGGCCAGCGAAAGTCGGCCAGTCCCGCCAGCAGCGTCCCGGCCGGGATCCCCACAATCTGGCCGAAGGCAACCCCGCTCATCACCCAGCCGTTGGCCCAGCCACGTCGCTCGTACGGGAAATAGTCGCCCACGTAGCTGACGGCCGCGCCGCTGAGCAGTCCCCCGGCCGCCCCGGCCAGCGCCCGCACCGCAAGCAGCGCGGCGAAGCTGTAGGCCACGCCGTGCAGCAGCAGCGCGCCCGTCATGGCCCCGCTCCCGACCAGCAGAATCAGCCGCCGCCCCAGCCGATCCGAGACGGGGCCGGCCACCAGCGCCATCACACTGAGCATCACGGCGTAGGCCGTGATCAGGCTACCCTGTTCCAGCTCGCCAATGCCCAGCGTGGCTCCGATACGCGGCAGGATCGGCGCCATGATGACCACCTGGCTGCTGGCCGAAAAGACCATCAGCCAGAGCGCCAGCAGAATGCGCCATTCCGATCGGGCCGCCATGCCGTCCTCTGCGGATTTTCCGGCCCAACCGGCGGCTTCGGATCTTTGTTTCGACAGGCGCTGACTCTTTCTGTCTATTGACAAAAACAGGACCACTTAACACGCCAGCGCTTTATGAAAAGGCCATCAAGCCCATCGTTAACGATTCGCTAATGCCCGGTTAATCGTCAGATAACGGGCGGCGGCTACCTTGGCCGGCGATCTTAAAAGGATACACCGTCGGCCTATGCAACGCCTGTTTCTCCTGATTCCCGTGCTGCTGACGGCCTGGAGCGTCCGGGCTCAGACGGGGCGTATCGCCGGGACGGTAGTCGACGCCGAAACGGGCGAGCCGCTCATCGGCGTGAACGTGCTCGTGGTGGAAAAAGCCACCGGCGCCGCCACCGACCTCGAAGGCCGCTACGAAATCGCCGACCTCGCTCCCGGCACCTATACGCTGCGCTTCTCTTACGTGGGCTACGTGAGCCAGACCGTGGAAAGCGTCGTGGTGCGGGCGGGCGAGGTCACGCGCATCGATCTGAGCCTGGCCCCGGAGTCGGTGGGTCTCGAGGCGGTCGTGGTCGAAGCGCGTCTGCTGCGCAACACCGAAGCGGCGCTGCTGGCCGCCCGTCAGCGGGCCGCCGCCGTCAGCGACGCGATCAGCGCCGAGATGATCGGCCGCACGGGCAGCAGCGACGCAGCCGACGCCATGGAGAAAGTAACGGGCGCCTCGGTGCTCGACGGCAAGTACGTGTACGTGCGCGGTCTGGGCGAGCGCTACATGAACGCCCAGCTCAACGGACTGGACCTCCCCAGCGCCGACCCCGACCGCAAGGCCGTGCCGTTCGATCTGTTTCCCGCCGCCCTGCTCGACAACATCGTCACGGTCAAAACCTTCACGCCCGATCGCCCCGGCAGCTTCACCGGCGGCAGCGTCAACCTGAACACCCGGGCCTTTCCCGACGCCCTGTCGATCAGCTTTTCCACTTCGATCACCTACCGGCCGCAGGTGGTGGGCTTCGGCAATCCCATTCTGGCCGTGCCCGGCGCCGACCCGGGCGTCTGGGGCTTTCGGGCCGGCCGCCTCGACGTGCCCGCCCTGCTACAAACACACCGCTTCGAAAACATTCCGTCGCTCAGCCAGGCCATCCTGAACCCCGACAACGCCCGATTGCTGGACCAGCTCTCCCGGGCGCTCACGCCTGAAATGGCTCCGGTCTACCGACGGGCGCCGCTCAACCAGAGCTACACGTTTTCGGCAGGCAATCGCTTCGACCTGGGCGGCGATCGACTGCTGGGCCTGGTGGCCAGCTTCAGCTATCGACGACAGGCCACCGCCTACGACGACGGCATCTGGGCCCGCTACCGGCTGACCGGCCGCGACGAAGCGGTCCTTTCCGAGGATAACTACCTGCACACCATCTCGGGCACCGACGAAGTCGTCTGGGGCAGCCTGATCAATGCGACGCTGCGCCCGCATCGGCGGCACGAGCTGGGCTTCAGCTTCATTCAGAACCACAGCGCCGAAAGCACCGCCCGCTACCAGCGTGGTCGTTTTCTGTACAATCTGGAGCCCGACGACATCTACGAAACGCGCGCGCTCATTTACATCGAACGTGACATCCGCACCTACCAGGTTCGGGGCAAGCATGCGCTCGGCGACGGACGCCAGCCCGCCACGCTGAGCTGGGACTTTTCCACGACCGGCACCTGGCAGGACGAACCCGACCGCCGCTTTTTCACGAACCATTATCGCCTGCGCACCGGCAGCGACGGCTCCATCGACACGCTCTACACGATCCGCGCCACCACGCCCCCACAGCGCTACTTCCGCTATCTGGAAGAATCGAACCAGGTGGGCAATCTGGCCCTGGAAGTACCACTCACGACCGCCCTGCGCCTCAAGGTGGGCGGCTACCTGGAGCGCAAAACACGCACCTATCGCGAGCGCAAATTTGTGCTGCGCCAGCAGCGGGGCAACCGCTACGACGGTGACCCCGAGGCTTACTTCGCGCCCGAAAACCTGGGCATCATTCAGGAACGCGACCTGAACGGTGACGGCGCACCCGATCTGTTCACCTTCGGCCTGTATCTGCAGGAAGACACGCAGCCTTCTTCCAACTACGACGGTACCCAGGACATCCGGGCCGGCTTTGCCATGATCGACTGGACGCCGCTGCGCCGGCTGCGGGTGATCACCGGGCTGCGCTACGAAACCACCGACATGGAAGTGGTCAGCCAGGACCCCACCAAAGACGTGGGGCGGCTCCGGAACGGCGACTGGCTTCCGGCGGCTACGGTCATCTACCGGCTGGCCGACGACATGAACCTGCGGCTGGCCTACGGCCGCACGCTGGCCCGACCGGTCTTCCGTGAGCTGGCCCCCTACTCGACCTTCGAGTACGTGGGCGGCTACCTGCTCACCGGCAACCCCGACTTGCGCCGCACGCTCGTGGACAACTTCGACCTGCGCTGGGAATGGTTCGTGCGTCCGGGCGAATTGCTCGCCGCCAGCCTGTTTTTCAAGTACTTCGACGATCCGATCGAAGTCGTCTACCAGCCCTTCGCGCCCAACGACAGCCCCGAGGTGCAGTACCGCAATGTCGAAGACGCCACACTTTACGGGCTGGAGCTGGAGCTGCGCAAGCGGCTGGACTTTCTGAGTGGCGCACTGCGGCATTTTGAAATCGGCGGCAACGCGACGTTCATCCATTCGACCGTGCGCGTACCGGCCGAAGAGCTGCAATCGATCCGGGAGCTACGACCCGACGCACCGGCCACGCGCTCACTGCAGGGGCAGTCGCCCTACCTCATCAACGCCGACCTGAGCTACGTGCACGAACAGCGCGGCACGACGGTCAGCCTCTACTACAACGTGTTCGGTCCCCGGCTGAAGGAAGTCGGACTCGGCGGCACGCCCGATACCTACGAGCGCCCGCGCCACACGCTGGACCTGAACATGAGCCAGCGGCTGATGACGAATCTGTCGCTCAAGCTGTCGGCGAAAAACCTGTTGAACGCCCGCTACCGCGTTTCCCACAGCTACAGAGGGCGGGAGTACGTGACGCGCGACTACGGCAGCGGGCGATCGTTCTCCATCGGGCTCAGCTACCAGTATTGAAAACAACCCCTGCACATAGCGAAGCGGCGGCCCTCGGGTCGCCGCTTCGCATAAGGAACCACCGTTAACAAACCATAAACCCAGCGTAATCCCGCCATGAACAAACGCCTTACCACCCTGCTGCTCCTGCTGGCGTGGCCGCTGTTGGGCCGCGCCCAGAACGTGGTGACCGTGACGGACGCCGACATCGGTCCGGGCGATCAGGTCACCTGGACCAGCGACAACGTCTACGTCCTCGACGGCTTCGTCTTCGTCGAAGAAGGCGCCACGCTCACCATCGAGCCCGGCACCATCGTCAAAGGCAAACCCGGCACCGGCGAAAACGCCTCTGCGCTCATCATTGCGCGCGGGGCCAAAATCTACGCCGAGGGGACGCCCGACCGCCCCATCATCTTCACGGCCGAAGCCGATCCGCTCGACGGCAGCTTCGACGCCTCCATCCGCGGCCAGTGGGGCGGTCTGATCATCCTCGGGCGCGCCCGCACCAACCTCGCCAACGGCGAAGCCAACATCGAAGGCATTCCCTCTACCGAAACGCGCGCCCGCTACGGCTGCGTCCCGAACAACACCACCCCCACCACCGTCGATGACTGCGACGACAACGACAACTCCGGCGTGCTCCGCTACGTCTCGATCCGGCACGGCGGCTCCAACATCGGCGCCGACAACGAAATCAACGGCCTCACGCTCGGCGCCGTCGGCAGCGGCACGACGATCGAGTACGTGGAGGTTTTCGCCAACGAAGACGACGGCTTCGAATTCTTCGGCGGCACCGTCAACACCCGCTACCTCGTAGCCGCCTTCTGCGGCGACGACGCCTTCGACTACGACGAGGGCTTCCGCGGCAAAGGCCAGTTCTGGTTTGCCATCATGCCTCCTGATGTGGGGAACCGCGCCGGCGAACACGACGGCGGCCGCGATCCCGAAGACGGCCAGCCCTACGCCATCCCCGTCATCTACAACGTGACCTACATCGGCTCGGGCGCCGCTTCCGGCAACGCCGATAACAACACGTTCGTCTTCCGCGACAACGCCGGCGGCAAGTACTTCAACTCCATCTTCACCGACTTCGGCAACATCGGCGTTCAGGTGGAAGACGTCGATGGCGTGGACGTGGACAGCCGCCAGCGGCTGGAGCAGGGCGATCTGGTGCTGGCCCACAACATCTGGTGGGGCTTCGGAGCCGGCAACGAGCTGGCCGACTTTGCGCCCCAGGATTTCGTGCAGCAGCACCTGCAGGCCAACAACAACTTCGTCGAAGACCCCATGCTGCGCGGCATCAGCCGCGAGGCGGACGGTGGTCTGGATCCGCGGCCGGCCCCGAACTCCCCGGCGCTGACGCGCCCGCGCGCACCCTATCCCGAAAACGACGACTTCTTCACGCCGGTGGAGTACATCGGCGCCTTCGGACCGGACGAGCTCTGGATCAAGGGCTGGACCAAACTCGCCCAACTCGGCATTCTGACGGCGCTGGAGCATGACGCCCGGACGATTCCGGCCGCCGTGGCCCTGCAGGCCGGCTACCCGAATCCGTTCCGGTCCGCCACGACGCTTACGTTCGCGCTGGACCGGGCGCAACGGGTGCGGCTGGCCGTCTACGACCTGCTCGGCCGCGAAGTGGCCCGGCTGGTCGAAGGTGTCCGCCCGGCCGGCACCTACCGGTTTACCCTTGAGGGCGCCCGCCTGGCGGCCGGCACCTATCTGGTTCGCCTCGAAACCGAGTCGGGCGTGCAGGTCCGGACGCTGACGCGCCTGCCCTGACGCAGCAAGCCTGCGCAGCGGAGGGGAGCAGAAAACCTGCTCCCCTTTTCTTTTTGTTTTTGAAAGACAACGGTTTGCTAACCCAGCGCTAATCGTTCGCTAACGGGCAATCTGTAAACTCCGGATGGATGCTGAGCTTCCGTCCGCCGGCCATGCGCACCGTCAACTACTTCCGCACGATCTGGATTTCCGACGTCCACCTGGGCACGCGGGCCAGCCGCGCCGACTTTCTCTACGACTTTCTGCGCCACAACGAAGCCGACTACCTCTACCTGGTGGGCGACATCTTCGACGGCTGGGCGCTGCAGCGCAACTGGTACTGGGATCCCTTCCACAACGGCGTACTCCAGCAGATCCTGCGCAAGGCCCGCAAGGGCACGCACGTCGTCTACATTCCGGGCAACCACGACGAATTTGCCCGCCAGTACTACGGGCTGAAGCTCGATGAGATCGTGGTGCGGCCCAGTGCCCTGCATACGACCGTGGACGGCCGCCAGCTCCTGGTGCTGCACGGCGACGAGTTCGACGGCATCATTCGCTACGCGCCCTGGCTGTCGCACCTCGGCGCCCGCGCCTACGAGCTGGTGCTCGTGCTCAACCGCTGGTACAACCACGTGCGCCGGCGGCTGGGCCTTTCGTACTGGTCGCTCTCGGCCTACCTGAAGTACCGCACCAAACGGGCGGTCCAGTACATCGCCGACTTCGAACGGGCGGTGGTGACCGAGGCCCGCAAGCACGAGGTCGAGGGCGTCGTCTGCGGCCACATTCACCATGCCGAGCTGCGCGAAATCGGCGACATTCTCTACGCCAACACGGGCGACTGGGTGGAAAGCTGCACGGCCCTGGTGGAGCACTTCGACGGACGGCTGGAAATCCTGCACTGGACGCCCGCCGAGGTGTTTCTGAATCCGTCCGGCGACGGCCGGCTCCCGGACGAACTCCCCGCCCTGAGCGTGCCCGCCCGGTCATGAGGGACCGTCCGCTCCGGGTGTTGTTCGTGGTGCAGGGCGAAGGCCGCGGCCACCTGACCCAGGCGCTGACGCTGCGCCGCTGGCTGACCGACGCCGGCCACGAAGTGGCGGCCGTGCTGGTAGGACGAAGCCAGGAGCGCCGGCTGCCCGGGTTCTTTCTGGAAAAAATCCAGACGCCCGTCCACGAATTTGCCTCGCCCAACTTCGCCTTCGATCGACGCTTTCGGGGCATTCGGCCCGGCCGCACCGTCGTCCGCAACCTGCTGCACCTTCCGGAATTTCAGCGAAGCCTGCACCGACTGCACGAAGCCGTTCAGGACGTGGCGCCCGATCTCGTCGTCAATTTCTACGAAGTGCTGATCGGCCTGCTCTATCGCCGGGCAAAGCTTCAACCGCCGCTGGTCTGCATCGCCCACCAGTACTTTTTTCTGCATCCGGACTATCCTTTTCCCCCGGGCTATCCGCTGCAGCGCCGGCTGGTCCGGCTGTTCACGCGGCTGACGGCCCCACCGGGTGCCCGCAAGCTGGCGCTGTCGTTCTACGAAGCGCCCGATCTGCCCGAACGCCAGCTCTCCGTCGTGCCGCCGCTGCTGCGCCCCGAGCTGTTCCAGCTTCCGCTGGATCGGACCGAAAACTTCCTGCTGGTCTATCTGCTCAACCGGGGCTACGCCGACGACCTGATCCGCTGGCACACCCGCCATCCCGAAATCGGCCTGCACGTCTTCTGGGACAATACGGAGCGGCCCGACGGCTGGTCGCCCCGCCCCGGCCTGGTCTTTCACCACCTGAACGACCGACTTTTTCTGGAAAAAATGGCCCGCTGTCGCGGCGTGGTCACGACGGCCGGCTTCGAGACCGTGGCCGAGGCGCTCTACCTGGGCAAACCCGTGCTGATGGTGCCCGTCGAAGGACATTTCGAGCAGCGCTGCAACGCCTACGACGCCGAACGCCTCGGTGCGGGCATCTGGAGCCCCCGCTTCGAGCTGGACCGACTGCTGGCGTTTCTGCCACACTACCGGAGTCCTTCGGCCGCCTTTCGTCGCTGGGTGGCACAGGCCCCCATGAAAATTCTTCCCCACCTGACGGCCTCCGCCCTGCGGCCGGTTGCGTAAGGCGGAGCCTGCCGGTATCTTTGGCGTTGCGTACCTGTAGCGAACGCGACGCACGCCATGCGCAAATACCGGTGGGTTCGCCGCCCCCTGCCCGATCCGAGCGCCGTGGCCACGCTGATGGCGGCGGCGCGCTACCTGCCCGAGCCGCTGGCCCGCGTGCTGGTGGCCCGGGGGATCACCACGGTGGAGGCGGCGCGTGCCTTCTTCCGGCCGGAGCTCGACCAGCTCCATGATCCGTTTCTGATGGCCGACATGGAAGCGGCCGCCCGGCGCCTGGCCCGCGCCATCGAAGACCGGGAGCAGGTGCTCGTCTACGGCGACTACGACGTGGACGGCACGACGGCCACGGCGCTGGTGACCTCCTTTCTGAAGGAACGGGGCGTGCCCGTCCGCTACTTCGTGCCCGATCGCTTCCGGCACGGCTACGGTCTCACGCAAAAGGCACTCGAAGAAGCGCTGGAAGCCGGCACCCGGCTGCTCATCGCGCTGGACTGTGGCATCACGGCCGCCGAAGAGGCGGCCTACGCCCGCGCGCGCGGCGTCGATCTGATCATCTGCGACCACCACACGGCCGGCGCCACGCTGCCCGAGGCGGTGGCCGTGCTCGATCCCAAGCGCCCGGACTGTCCCTACCCCTTCCCCGAGCTTTCAGGCTGCGCGGTGGCCTTCAAGCTGGTACAGGCCACGCTCCAGGTGCTGGGCGAGTCGCCCGAGGCGGCCTACCGGTACCTCGATCTGGTGGCGCTCTCGACGGCGGCCGACATCGTGCCGCTGACCGGCGAAAACCGCATCCTCATGGCCGAAGGGCTGCGCCACCTGCGCCGGAGTACGCGGCCAGGCCTGCAGCAATTGGCCGCCCGCGCCCGCTGGCCCCTGGAAACGCTCACCATGCACGGGATCGTGTTCGGGCTGGCGCCCCGCATCAACGCGGCCGGACGGCTGGGCGACGCCAACCGGGCCGTGGCGCTGCTCCTGGCCGAAGACGCCGCCACGGCCGACAAGCTGGCCGCCGAGCTGGACGCGGCCAACCGCGAGCGCCAGCAGATCGACCGCCGGACGCTCGAAGAAGCCATCGTCCAGGCCGAACGCCAGATTACGGCCCGCGACGACCGCCACGCGCTCGTGCTCTATCACCCCGACTGGCACCTGGGCGTCATCGGGATCGTGGCCAGCCGCATCGTCGAGCGCTTCTACCGTCCCACCATCCTGCTCTGCGCCGTCGATTCCATTCTCAAAGGCTCGGCCCGGTCCATTGCCGGGATCAACATCTACGAGGCGCTGCGCGACTGCGAGGACCTGCTGCTGCAATTCGGCGGCCACACCTACGCGGCCGGTCTGGCCCTGGAGGAAAACCGGCTCGAGGCCTTCCGCGAGCGCTTCAACGAGGCGGTGGGCGCCCGGATGACGCCCGAGCTGCTCGTCCCCCGCCTGGAGATCGACGCACTGCTCGACCTGCACACGCTCGACGAGCGTTTCTGGCGCCTGCTCCAGCGCTTCGGGCCGCACGGCCCCGAAAATGAAGAGCCCCTGTTCATGGCCCGCGACCTGGAAGTGGTGGGCGAGCCGAAACTGGTCGGCGGCGAGGGCAAACACCTGAAGTTCTACGTGCGCCAGCGCGCACATCCCGACGACCCGCCCTGCGAGGTGATCGGCTTCGGAAAGGAACGCCTGCTTCCGGCCGTGCAGCACAGCCGCCGCATGGGCCAGCCGCTTGCCCTGGCCTTCACGCTTCAGGAGAACACCTGGCAGGGCCAGACGCGCCTCCAGCTCCGATTGCGCGACCTGAAGCTGCAACGCGTCGAGACCCCCGTCGGGCAATAAAATTTCTTGAAGAGGAAACCCCGCAGACGTCGGGCGTTGCATTTCTGCGCGCAGACATTTAGACTATGTCTAAGCTGAAGCCATCGGCCGGAGGTAGGAAGCCATGCGGAGTGATGCGGCCCCGTTGACCTGTTTCCAGAAAGGACAGTACGTGCAGATCGAATGGCTGGCCCTCGACGAGGAGCAGGCCCAACGGCTGCGGGAGCTGGGCGTGCGCGAG contains these protein-coding regions:
- the recJ gene encoding single-stranded-DNA-specific exonuclease RecJ gives rise to the protein MRKYRWVRRPLPDPSAVATLMAAARYLPEPLARVLVARGITTVEAARAFFRPELDQLHDPFLMADMEAAARRLARAIEDREQVLVYGDYDVDGTTATALVTSFLKERGVPVRYFVPDRFRHGYGLTQKALEEALEAGTRLLIALDCGITAAEEAAYARARGVDLIICDHHTAGATLPEAVAVLDPKRPDCPYPFPELSGCAVAFKLVQATLQVLGESPEAAYRYLDLVALSTAADIVPLTGENRILMAEGLRHLRRSTRPGLQQLAARARWPLETLTMHGIVFGLAPRINAAGRLGDANRAVALLLAEDAATADKLAAELDAANRERQQIDRRTLEEAIVQAERQITARDDRHALVLYHPDWHLGVIGIVASRIVERFYRPTILLCAVDSILKGSARSIAGINIYEALRDCEDLLLQFGGHTYAAGLALEENRLEAFRERFNEAVGARMTPELLVPRLEIDALLDLHTLDERFWRLLQRFGPHGPENEEPLFMARDLEVVGEPKLVGGEGKHLKFYVRQRAHPDDPPCEVIGFGKERLLPAVQHSRRMGQPLALAFTLQENTWQGQTRLQLRLRDLKLQRVETPVGQ
- a CDS encoding FeoA family protein, translating into MRSDAAPLTCFQKGQYVQIEWLALDEEQAQRLRELGVREGCRACVMLNADKCILGLGACRLALQREVAMRLFAVPA
- a CDS encoding glycosyltransferase family protein, producing the protein MRDRPLRVLFVVQGEGRGHLTQALTLRRWLTDAGHEVAAVLVGRSQERRLPGFFLEKIQTPVHEFASPNFAFDRRFRGIRPGRTVVRNLLHLPEFQRSLHRLHEAVQDVAPDLVVNFYEVLIGLLYRRAKLQPPLVCIAHQYFFLHPDYPFPPGYPLQRRLVRLFTRLTAPPGARKLALSFYEAPDLPERQLSVVPPLLRPELFQLPLDRTENFLLVYLLNRGYADDLIRWHTRHPEIGLHVFWDNTERPDGWSPRPGLVFHHLNDRLFLEKMARCRGVVTTAGFETVAEALYLGKPVLMVPVEGHFEQRCNAYDAERLGAGIWSPRFELDRLLAFLPHYRSPSAAFRRWVAQAPMKILPHLTASALRPVA